Proteins from a genomic interval of Desulfobacterales bacterium:
- a CDS encoding ferritin family protein: MFTAREILDLAIQLEENGEAVYREAADQASNSDIRELLLWMAEEEVKHIRWFTELKQEIESRSINPFMEEMSRKVFGGLLGDKSFSHREVIFSEIDRIEDLIRIFIEFEKDTVLFYETLIPFIEDNNTLHYVTKIIAEENNHIQKLHELLTDRTKVPVADD, encoded by the coding sequence ATGTTCACTGCGCGCGAAATATTGGATTTGGCCATACAGCTGGAAGAAAACGGTGAAGCCGTCTACCGCGAAGCTGCTGATCAGGCTTCAAACAGTGATATCCGCGAGTTGCTCCTGTGGATGGCAGAAGAGGAAGTCAAACATATCCGCTGGTTTACAGAATTAAAACAGGAAATCGAATCGCGATCCATTAATCCTTTTATGGAAGAAATGAGCCGCAAGGTGTTTGGCGGTTTGCTGGGGGACAAGAGTTTTTCCCACCGGGAGGTCATTTTCTCTGAAATTGACCGTATTGAAGATTTAATACGGATCTTCATCGAATTTGAAAAGGATACGGTCCTTTTTTACGAGACCCTGATTCCTTTCATTGAAGATAACAACACGCTGCATTATGTGACAAAAATAATTGCCGAAGAAAATAACCATATCCAGAAGCTTCATGAGCTATTAACTGACAGAACCAAAGTGCCGGTTGCCGACGACTAA